The Mycoplasmopsis columbinasalis genomic interval TTCTGTTGCCATCATTTGCTGAACTTTCAGTGTTGTAAGGTGGGTCAATGTAAATAACATCATAACCTACACCATTAATGTCTTTTTCGTTTTCAATTAGAATTAAATTCTTCAAAGCATCATAATTTTCACCAATGATGAAAATATTTTTGTTTGTGTTTTGGTCTTGACCAAAAGAAAGCTTGTGGTTTTTCTTTAAATAACTTATCGCATCCACTTGTGCAGCTGGTGCTTCGTCAAAAGTTAAGCCTACTTTAATCCTTTGAATCAACAACTGATACACACTTTCAAGCATATATTCAGTTGAACCTTTGCTTTCGACAAGCAAAGCCAAAATTGTTTTAATAAGTTCTTTCTGGTCAGAGTTAAGCGTGTTTTTTGAAAACACATCAACTTGCTGTTGGTATTGGATTAAACGATCTGACAGCGAGTTTGTACTATTGTCTCTCTCTCTCTCTCTCTCTCTCTCTCTCTCTCTCTCTCTCTCTCTCTCTCTCTCTCTCTCGACTCCTAGTGATTGATTAGTCTTTTCTTTAATTTGAATGTTTGAGTTTTTCATTTTTCCTCCAGTTTATAGTTTTATTATAAACAATCACAACAAACATTCAGTTCTTGAAGATGAATAAACTTTCTTTATATTGTTTTAGTGCTTTAGTTGTGAATAAATCAATTTTTTAAATAAATTTGTCTATTCTTCTAAAGTTTTAATTGATCTTAACTTGTTTAGAATTCTGCTGGTTTCAAGATCATTTAAGTCTCTCGTATCTTTATTATTAATAGGATATAAGACTTCGCGAAATTTATTTTTAGTTGAATTATTTATTGCTTTTCTTTAAAATCGTCGTGATTATTGCGAACTAGTTATTCACAGATTTTGTTGAAAATTACAAAATTTTAAAAATTAGTCTTTGTCATCCGCTTTTTCAGGTTGAATAAAACTTTTTAACGACCTTAGTTTACTAAGAATTCTATCTACACTAATTGTTGTGTTAGTAACTCCAAAATCACCCAACATTTTCTTCACTACCACTACCAATTCATCAAGGTTTTGTTCGTCAGTTAAACCGACTTTGGTTTGTTCAACTCAATACACAGACAAGTTTGAATTAAATGCCATATTTTTATTTGTTCATTTAAAATTTTCACCTTTAGTACCTACTCCGTGATTAATGCGAAACAGTCTTTCATAGGCGATTTTTGTGCCTATTTCATTGGCATTATTAGTTACCATTGTATAAGTTCGACTGCCTCCATCTTTTTGATTTAGTTCCAAAACCGCTTCAGCAGTGGCACAACTTCCAGCATAAAAGTCAAGCACTCTTGTTTTTCCAGTATCAATCAGTTTGATTAAATATTCAATTAAACGCACACTTTTTGGTGTATCAAAGTTATTGCCCGCAATTATGCTATTCAAATGTTGTTTAGCTTCGCCGGTGTGGCCAACTAATTTATGTGGCAAAATTGAAAGTGAAATAACGTCAGCTACTTCACTTAAGTACCTTTTCATTCGTGGGCGATGATTTTGGTCGTCAGGTAAGTAAATACGATTATCAGCAATAAGTTCTTTCGTTTTTGTTTTGTTAAAGCGCCATCCTGAATTTTCTGGACACTTGTAAATTTTTCCGTTTCACTCTATGTCATAGGTGTTTTTGCCTTTCTTAGTTAAGTCTCCTAAACAATAACGTCCTCTGCCGTCGTTGTCATCATAAACATACATTGAGTTTTGCTTTTCGGTTCGTTCGAAACGGTTAAAGTTAGTTACTCAATTTCGATTTTTGAGGTAACACAAAATGTAATCGTGATTAACTGAAACAAACTTGTTGTTGTTCTTTGGCGAGTAATTTTTTTCTCAGATGAAATTAGCAACAAAGTTTTCTTCCCCAAAGATTTCGTCCATCAAAATTTTCAAATATGCTTGTTCGTTGTCATCAATTGAGACAAAAATGACACCATTTAGATTTAAAAGTTGTTTAGCCAACACCAATCTTTCACGAAGCATATTGAGTCAACCATTGCGACTAAATTTATCACGATAGACAAACTTATTGGCTTTGATATCTTCCTTGTCATCAGCAGCATTGTTGCCGTCTTTGGCAGAACTTTCGGTGTTGTAAGGAGGGTCGATATAGATGATGTCATACCCCGGGTCCGAAGGATTTAATTCTTGTTCAATCAAAATTAAATTGTTTAAAGCATCATAGTTTTCGCCAATAATTAAATTATTGTTGGCTTTTTTGCTATCTAAACTAAACGAAAGCTTGTGATCTTTTCTTAGATATGAAATCGAGCCAACAGATGTTGTTGGCGCGATATCAAAAGTTAAGCCTACTTTAATCCTTTGAATCAGTAACTGATACACACTTTCAAGTATATATTCAGTCGCGTCCTTACTTTCAGCCGCTCAAGTCAAAATTGTTTTAACAAGTTCTTTTTGGTCTGAGT includes:
- a CDS encoding site-specific DNA-methyltransferase; amino-acid sequence: MFSKNILNSDQKELVKTILTWAAESKDATEYILESVYQLLIQRIKVGLTFDIAPTTSVGSISYLRKDHKLSFSLDSKKANNNLIIGENYDALNNLILIEQELNPSDPGYDIIYIDPPYNTESSAKDGNNAADDKEDIKANKFVYRDKFSRNGWLNMLRERLVLAKQLLNLNGVIFVSIDDNEQAYLKILMDEIFGEENFVANFIWEKNYSPKNNNKFVSVNHDYILCYLKNRNWVTNFNRFERTEKQNSMYVYDDNDGRGRYCLGDLTKKGKNTYDIEWNGKIYKCPENSGWRFNKTKTKELIADNRIYLPDDQNHRPRMKRYLSEVADVISLSILPHKLVGHTGEAKQHLNSIIAGNNFDTPKSVRLIEYLIKLIDTGKTRVLDFYAGSCATAEAVLELNQKDGGSRTYTMVTNNANEIGTKIAYERLFRINHGVGTKGENFKWTNKNMAFNSNLSVYWVEQTKVGLTDEQNLDELVVVVKKMLGDFGVTNTTISVDRILSKLRSLKSFIQPEKADDKD